In one Methylobacterium sp. SyP6R genomic region, the following are encoded:
- the modA gene encoding molybdate ABC transporter substrate-binding protein — MRRTRALWAACLLLLAAPASAAEPTTVFAAASLKNALDEAGKAFAAESGIPVRASYAASSALARQIEQGAPADLFASADLEWMDYLAARKLIRPETRVNLLANRLVVVAPKDARVTEATFTPDWFSRTLGPDGRLATGEVNSVPIGKYAKAAFETLGLWAQVQPRLAQADNVRAALALVSRGEAPLGVVYESDARSDPGVKVVGVFPEGSHPPVVYPFAVTAEAKGDGGARFLAYLRSKAARRFFEAQGFTMIGEGASQ, encoded by the coding sequence ATGCGCCGCACCCGCGCCCTCTGGGCCGCCTGCCTGCTCCTCCTCGCGGCCCCGGCCTCGGCCGCCGAACCCACCACGGTCTTTGCCGCGGCGAGCCTGAAGAACGCCCTCGACGAGGCCGGCAAGGCCTTCGCGGCGGAGAGCGGCATCCCGGTGCGGGCGAGCTACGCCGCCTCCTCGGCGCTGGCGCGCCAGATCGAGCAGGGCGCGCCGGCCGATCTCTTCGCCTCGGCCGATCTCGAATGGATGGACTACCTCGCCGCCCGCAAGCTGATCCGGCCCGAGACCCGGGTGAACCTGCTGGCCAACCGCCTGGTGGTGGTTGCGCCCAAGGATGCCAGGGTGACCGAGGCGACGTTCACGCCGGACTGGTTTTCCCGGACGCTCGGTCCCGACGGGCGGCTCGCCACCGGCGAGGTCAACTCGGTGCCGATCGGCAAATACGCCAAGGCGGCGTTCGAGACACTGGGCCTGTGGGCGCAGGTGCAGCCGCGGCTCGCCCAGGCCGACAACGTGCGGGCGGCTTTGGCGCTGGTCTCCCGCGGCGAGGCGCCGCTTGGCGTCGTCTACGAGAGCGACGCGAGGTCGGATCCGGGCGTGAAGGTGGTGGGGGTCTTTCCCGAAGGCAGCCACCCGCCGGTGGTCTATCCGTTCGCGGTCACGGCCGAGGCGAAGGGCGACGGTGGCGCGCGCTTCCTCGCCTATCTGCGGAGCAAGGCCGCAAGGCGCTTCTTCGAGGCGCAGGGCTTCACGATGATCGGGGAGGGGGCGTCGCAATGA
- a CDS encoding carbonic anhydrase: MDNIVQGFTQFREQVFPSQRSVYQRLVHDGQKPKALVISCADSRVVPELITQAGPGELFVTRNVGNIVPPFATMLGGVTAAVEYAVMALGVRDIVICGHSDCGAMKGLLTPGLAEKMPNVGAWLRHGEAARKIVCDAYPDDIDDKRRLHALAMENVLVQLNHLRTHPAVASALAAGQLTLHGWLFEIETGHLLVYDGEAGRFVVLAEEDDLPVAESSAAPRLAAAGVGTPEVRAAE, translated from the coding sequence ATGGACAATATCGTTCAGGGTTTCACGCAGTTCCGCGAGCAGGTGTTTCCGAGCCAGCGTTCCGTCTATCAGCGCCTCGTCCATGACGGCCAGAAGCCGAAGGCCCTGGTGATCTCCTGCGCCGATTCCCGCGTCGTGCCGGAGCTGATCACCCAGGCGGGCCCGGGCGAATTGTTCGTCACCCGCAACGTCGGCAACATCGTGCCGCCCTTCGCCACCATGCTGGGCGGCGTGACCGCGGCGGTCGAGTACGCCGTGATGGCGCTCGGCGTGCGCGACATCGTGATCTGCGGCCACTCCGATTGCGGCGCCATGAAGGGCCTGCTCACCCCGGGCCTCGCGGAAAAAATGCCGAATGTCGGCGCCTGGCTGCGCCATGGCGAGGCGGCCCGCAAGATCGTCTGCGACGCCTATCCGGACGATATCGACGACAAGCGCCGCCTGCACGCCCTGGCGATGGAGAACGTGCTGGTGCAGCTCAACCACCTGCGCACCCACCCGGCGGTGGCGAGCGCCCTCGCCGCCGGCCAGCTCACCCTGCACGGCTGGCTGTTCGAGATCGAGACCGGCCACCTCCTGGTCTATGACGGTGAGGCCGGGCGCTTCGTGGTCCTGGCCGAGGAGGACGATCTGCCGGTGGCCGAGTCCTCGGCCGCGCCGCGGCTCGCCGCCGCCGGCGTCGGGACGCCCGAGGTCCGGGCGGCCGAGTAG
- a CDS encoding GGDEF domain-containing protein has translation MAAGCPAPPDETGRLDGLLRFDPHTDARYEAEHGRERAVALCQIVLFGVAIYNVDNLTNLWLTPDLFALSVVCHLLVITPVSLVLAWLIRRVGPARREGLALLGMIGAAAVPILLFWLTTAPLGSYTFHTSVLAIVFGNMLLALRFRHALAFTGLAFVGAMLALATKSGLDPNLRLGLSVQFVTGGTFALYANYRMERQRCREYLRTLAARTASEAAESERERYQSLSHTDALTGLPNRRALDERVQDWLGDERAVALMMIDIDHFKPFNDTLGHPEGDACLRRVAALFATFVPETGMWPEILAARFGGEEFTVVLRDAGAPEAARCAAALVRAVEALAIPHPGRPDGTGVVTVSIGVALKDVGAARSRPALFTAADQALYRAKSRGRNGYALAEGGDPVGTRPSTTAVAKVA, from the coding sequence TTGGCCGCCGGATGTCCCGCACCGCCCGACGAGACCGGCCGCCTGGACGGGCTGCTGCGCTTCGATCCGCACACGGACGCGCGGTACGAAGCGGAGCATGGCCGGGAGCGTGCCGTCGCCTTGTGCCAGATCGTCCTGTTCGGCGTCGCCATCTACAACGTCGACAACCTCACCAACCTGTGGCTGACGCCCGATCTCTTCGCGCTGAGCGTCGTCTGCCACCTGCTGGTGATCACGCCGGTCTCCCTCGTGCTGGCCTGGCTGATCCGGCGCGTCGGGCCGGCCCGGCGCGAAGGGCTCGCCCTTCTCGGGATGATCGGAGCCGCCGCGGTGCCGATCCTGCTGTTCTGGCTGACGACGGCCCCGCTCGGCAGCTACACGTTCCACACGTCGGTCCTGGCGATCGTCTTCGGGAACATGCTGCTGGCCCTGCGCTTCCGGCACGCCCTCGCCTTCACCGGCCTGGCCTTCGTCGGCGCGATGCTGGCCCTCGCCACCAAGTCGGGCCTCGATCCGAACCTGCGGCTCGGCCTGTCGGTGCAGTTCGTCACCGGCGGCACGTTCGCGCTCTACGCCAATTACCGGATGGAGCGGCAACGATGCCGCGAATATCTCCGGACGCTGGCCGCGCGAACCGCCTCCGAGGCGGCGGAGTCCGAGCGCGAGCGCTATCAGAGCCTGTCGCATACCGATGCCCTCACCGGCCTGCCCAACCGCCGCGCCCTCGACGAGCGGGTGCAGGACTGGCTCGGCGACGAGCGCGCCGTCGCCCTGATGATGATCGACATCGATCACTTCAAGCCGTTCAACGACACGTTGGGGCATCCGGAGGGCGATGCCTGCCTGCGCCGGGTGGCGGCCCTGTTCGCCACCTTCGTGCCGGAAACCGGGATGTGGCCCGAGATCCTGGCCGCCCGCTTCGGCGGCGAGGAATTCACCGTCGTGCTGCGGGATGCCGGGGCGCCGGAGGCGGCCCGGTGCGCCGCCGCCCTGGTGCGCGCCGTCGAGGCGCTGGCCATCCCCCATCCCGGCCGCCCGGACGGGACGGGGGTCGTCACGGTCAGCATCGGGGTCGCGCTGAAGGACGTGGGCGCCGCCCGGTCCCGGCCCGCGCTGTTTACGGCGGCCGACCAGGCGCTCTACCGGGCCAAGAGCCGGGGGCGGAACGGCTATGCCCTGGCGGAGGGCGGAGATCCCGTCGGGACGCGACCGTCGACGACGGCGGTCGCCAAAGTTGCCTGA
- a CDS encoding 4-hydroxyproline epimerase: protein MHPHTFLCVDAHTCGNPVRVVAGGGPVLPNVSMGEKRQIFVAEHDWVRRALMFEPRGHDAMSGSILYPPSREDCELGVLFIEVSGCLPMCGHGTIGTVTVALEQGFVVPRVEGHLSLEVPAGKVEVEYRRNGRFIDEVRLYNIPSYLHAADVRVEVPGLGPLTVDVSYGGNFYAIVEPQPGWAGLDGMTSAEILTLSPLVREAVHRAVAPVHPEDPRIQGLSHVMWADRPKHPEAHARNAVFYGDKGIDRSPCGTGTSARMAQRVAKGLLKVGDDFVHESIIGTLFHGRVESQAEVGGRAAIRPSIGGWARVIGHNTILVDERDPLAFGFQLA from the coding sequence ATGCACCCGCACACCTTCCTCTGCGTCGACGCCCATACCTGCGGCAACCCGGTGCGGGTGGTCGCCGGCGGCGGCCCGGTCCTGCCCAACGTGTCCATGGGCGAGAAGCGGCAGATCTTCGTCGCCGAGCACGACTGGGTGCGCCGGGCCCTGATGTTCGAGCCGCGCGGCCACGACGCGATGTCGGGCTCGATCCTCTATCCGCCGTCGCGGGAGGATTGCGAACTCGGCGTGCTGTTCATAGAGGTCTCGGGCTGCCTGCCGATGTGCGGCCACGGCACCATCGGCACCGTCACGGTGGCCCTGGAGCAGGGCTTCGTGGTGCCGCGCGTCGAGGGGCACCTGTCGCTCGAAGTCCCGGCCGGCAAGGTCGAGGTCGAGTATCGCCGCAACGGCCGCTTCATCGACGAGGTCCGGCTCTACAACATCCCGAGCTACCTGCACGCCGCCGATGTCCGGGTCGAGGTGCCGGGGCTCGGGCCGCTCACCGTCGACGTGTCCTATGGCGGCAACTTCTACGCCATCGTCGAGCCGCAGCCCGGCTGGGCCGGCCTCGACGGCATGACCTCCGCCGAGATCCTGACCCTGAGCCCGCTGGTGCGCGAGGCGGTGCACCGGGCCGTCGCCCCGGTCCACCCGGAGGATCCGCGCATCCAGGGCCTGAGCCACGTCATGTGGGCCGACCGCCCGAAGCACCCGGAGGCGCACGCCCGCAACGCCGTGTTCTACGGCGACAAAGGCATCGACCGCTCGCCCTGCGGCACCGGCACCTCGGCCCGGATGGCACAGCGCGTCGCCAAGGGCCTGCTCAAGGTCGGCGACGACTTCGTGCACGAGAGCATCATCGGCACGCTGTTCCACGGCCGAGTCGAGAGCCAGGCGGAGGTCGGCGGGCGCGCCGCCATCCGCCCGAGCATCGGCGGCTGGGCCCGGGTGATCGGGCACAACACCATCCTGGTCGACGAGCGCGACCCCCTCGCCTTCGGGTTTCAGCTGGCGTGA
- a CDS encoding pentapeptide repeat-containing protein, producing the protein MRRLALAVLVLMAGPAAAEQDMLLGADMASPAMTKAEMSRADIEALIARGGPVDLSGKALSGLDLSGLDLHGANLRTARLNKASLRGTDLTGANLEQSWFLKADLSGAKLAGARMFGIMARDANFSGADLSQAIPIGDFRNANLSGANLAGLKGGADLKNQSMGLMRTVFTSVNLTGATLRGADLGRARLDYADLRGADLTDAVLTGADLSGANLTGANVAGAEFKNADVAGARLVDLKGEDRARDWAARVNAERAITRASR; encoded by the coding sequence ATGCGCCGCCTCGCCCTTGCTGTCCTCGTCCTGATGGCAGGCCCGGCCGCCGCCGAGCAGGACATGCTGCTCGGCGCCGACATGGCCTCCCCGGCGATGACGAAGGCCGAGATGAGCCGGGCCGACATCGAGGCGCTGATCGCCAGGGGTGGGCCGGTCGATCTCTCGGGCAAGGCTCTGTCCGGCCTCGACCTCTCCGGCCTCGACCTGCACGGCGCCAACCTGCGCACCGCGCGCCTGAACAAGGCCAGCTTGCGCGGCACCGACCTCACTGGTGCCAACCTCGAGCAATCCTGGTTCCTGAAGGCGGATCTCTCCGGCGCCAAGCTCGCGGGCGCGCGGATGTTCGGCATCATGGCGCGCGACGCGAATTTCAGCGGCGCCGATCTCAGCCAGGCGATCCCGATCGGCGATTTCCGGAACGCCAACCTGAGCGGGGCGAACCTCGCCGGCCTGAAGGGCGGGGCCGACCTCAAGAACCAGTCGATGGGCCTGATGCGGACGGTGTTTACCTCGGTGAACCTCACCGGCGCCACCCTGCGCGGCGCCGATCTCGGCCGCGCCCGGCTCGACTATGCCGATCTGCGCGGCGCCGACCTCACCGACGCGGTGCTGACGGGGGCCGATCTGTCGGGGGCGAACCTGACCGGCGCGAATGTGGCGGGGGCGGAGTTCAAGAATGCCGACGTGGCGGGCGCGCGGCTCGTCGATCTGAAGGGCGAGGATCGGGCCAGGGACTGGGCGGCGCGGGTGAATGCGGAGCGGGCGATCACGCGGGCGAGCCGGTAA